In Janthinobacterium sp. B9-8, the genomic stretch TGGGCGGGAATGGATCAAATCCTCGACCACCTGGCGGAAGCGATCGAAAGACAGCCGGGTAGCAATGTACAGGCCGACGATGTTTTCCACCCGGAAGCCGCAGGCAGATAGCTCTTCCCAACCCCTGGGTTGGCGACTGCGGGCTAGCGATTCCAGCGGGATGCCGCAGACACGGTGCGCGGATAGCGCGCCGAGTGCGTTTTCCTTGCTGAAGTGCACCCGGTGCTGGATCGGCGCTTTGGCTACCGGCTTGAATTCATTGATCTGGGGATTGCCAGCCACCACCTTGTATAGCGAGCCCTCCCAAGTATTTTTCAGTTGACAGCGATTTTGGGTGACGTAGTTGTAGATGGCGTCTAGCGGGTCCAGCCAGCACAGCAGGATGCCGCTATGCCATTCGCTCCAGCGCTTTTGCCGGCTGTGCTGGGTCGGCGCGGCGGTATAGCCCACGCCCGGCCAAGACAGGATGATGTCGTTCATGGCATTGGCGGAGCTGAACGCCAGCTTAGCCTTGGCTGGCCAGCGCGCTAGGGCGGCATCGTCCAAGTCCACGCTGTATAGCGGCGAGTGATCGACAATCTTTTTATTGCTGTCGATGTCCATGATAAATAACTTGATGCTGGTGGGCGCGTCTTTGCCAATCGGCACGGCCCAATTCAGGGTGAACCATTCGGTGCGGCGTTTATGAGTAAATTTTTTGACCTGGCCATCGGGTGTGGCTAATTCGATGGTTAAACTGCCCGGCGCGGAGCCGGTGTCGTAACCATCGTTGATCCGAATCTTGGCGAAGTCGTCAATTTTGATGGTGGCGCTATTATTGGCGGCGGAGGCGAAACGGTCTTGTACAAACATCGAATAATATAAAACGCCCTCATCCGGTGATGGGGTGATTTGCACCGGTAGCGAGGTGCTGATGAACTTGCCGGGTTCGGAGGGGGAGAGTATGCAGCTGTCGGCGCATTGCTTGAATATTTCGAAATCGGTCTTGATGATGGAGCTTGCTGCCTGTTGGAAACCGGCGGCAGCCACTGTATTAGATGGACGAACCTCCTCGGTTGCAGATGGACGGACCTCCTCGGTTACGCATCCGGACAATAATGGAATGAGCCCCGCAGCAATGGCAAACCCTTTATAAAGTCTCATCATATAGTGCTCCTTGCGATTGAATAAAAATGAGGTGGCCTGACAATCAGCTCCATTTGTCTACCAGACCGGGGGTAGTAGGGGGCATGATTATTGGACTTAGTTCGGGAGTCCCTCTGCATAACTTCTTTTAAGATGTTCGGCCAGCAGCTGTTTCACGATGTTGACGATCGATAAATTCTGGAGCACCCGCGAAGTTTGGCGGTATCTATAAAGTGCAAAAGCGGCTCTACTGCTATGCGTACTTTGCAAAGCTCCCGCAACGCGCAATCGCGTCTCTATTGGCATCTGATATTGCCAATACCACCGGCAAGCCTAATGGCGATTTGAGTTCTAAGGCACTATCTGGAGAAAGACAGGCAATTGCATAGCAATAGGCTGGTTCTCTCGCTGCCCGTTACGTGTTGCGGAGCTGTTCACCTCATGCAGCGGCGTCGTCAGGCTGAAGAGAGATAAGCCGCTGATCCTGATTAGAAGCTGTGGTGAATGAGGCAAATAGATCAAATGTCATAAAAACCAATGGCTTACGGCAGTAACAATATGTTACATGAAGCTTTGTATTTCTCGCACTATGTTTTCAGCACTTGTATGGTGTGATTATGCACAAAAAAGTATTTGTAAGGTAAATGCCGTACGGGGACCATTAATGCAGCATCTGGCAAATCGTGAAGTCGTGTAGGGCGGCTTAGTTTTATCAACCTACGCTGATTACCCGTTGTTATGTTGGAATCAGATTGGCGATGATACCTTCGGCTAATCGGCCCTACATCGTAGGTGTATTTGATTTAAGCTCTTTATTTACAACGCTTTGCTGGCAATATATCGACATTTATTTGCATCTGGGGCGAAAACTTAAGAGTGCTTTTAGGGGAAGGTCTTTCGTTTGACATGAAGCAATCCACTTAACTAACTTTGCAAGTATCTGTAAGACTTTCCTTGTATGAAATGTAAGGTGTGGTTTCTTTGCTATAAGCTGGTTTTTTTGCGTTTGGTGTTGGCGGGCATAATTTATCTTCGGAAGTCTGCAATTAGTCAGTGTTTAGTAATTAAACCTAAGAAAATGTTTGGTATGGTATTGGCATTCGTGTAGGCTGCGTAAGTATTAGAAGACTCTTAATTTATAGCGATGTTGTGGTCTGTATTAGGATGGCATAGCGCGTTTTTTACCAAGCAATTCTCTTGAGATAGTAAATGAATAACGATCGTTTGCAGCAATATGGTGTGGGTTTGGCTGGTTTAAGTTTGAGCTTGATTTTAACTGCGTGCGGAGGTGGCGGAGGGGATGCTGAGCCTGCCAGCGTAACGCCAACTGCGCCTCCATCTGTCATTGTTCCCACCTTAACGCCAACTCTGGTGCCTGATACCGGTGTAACTTCTCTGCCTCCTACGCCAACGCCTGTGCCCGCATCTGGCCCTGTTTTGCCGGGCGCTTTATTAATTAGTGAAGTTTCAAGTAATTATTTAGACCAAACAGGCGCATGGCTGGAAATTTACAATAGCAGCGCTCAGGATTTGTCTTTGAATGGCGTTAGTTTGCGAACAGCAGGGTCTGGATGGCGAGGCGCGTCGGAATCATTTCTCTTGCCTGCCAATACACAGGTTAAGGCGGGCGGCTATTTGCTAGTGGCGGCAAAGATGGCTCAGAAAAGACAAAATACCGATCAGATTGTGTATGTTAGCGATTTTCAAAGCACGCCGTATTGGGATGAAAATGGCGCAGTTGAGCTGGTTAAGGATGGCGTAACGCTTGATTTTGTCCGCTTTGGTAATAGCACGGCTATGCCAGTTTCTGCTGGCGCATGGCTGGGTAGTAATGTGGCGGCGATGCCTGTGACTTATGGCCAATCCTTGGTGCGTTTGGGCGATATGAAGGTCAATTCGCGCAGTAAGCAGGATTGGGCTTTAGTTCCTTTTGCTACGCCTGGCGGGCTTAATGATGTTGCGGCGGCAGCGGTCGATCGGGATCATGATGGTATTCCCGATAGCGCAGAAGTGCCAGGTGGAACATTTGCAGGGATTGATTATTATGCAATGGGCGCAAGAGTAGGTCAGCCTGATGTTTTTATTCAAATTGATCATATGAAGTCTAATGATCTGGGAATCATTCCTGCTAAAGAAGCCATGCAAAAAGTGGTAGATGCATTTAAATTGCGTAATATTGCTGTGCATTTTGATTCAGGCACTTTATATAGTAATGAATTTAGCCCCGCCAAATTTAATTTGGGTGGTAGCCGTGTGAGTAGACATAATGAAGTGGCTTATCACCAATGCCTTGGTATGAGTGAAAAATTCAATTGTGCTTCGATCTATGATTATAAAGATCAGAGTATGGATATTCGTCGTAAGCAGGTATTTCACTACCTGATGATGGCTAATTCACAGAAAGAAGATGGCACGGCAGGCTCGTCTGGATATGCAGAAGTTATTGGTAACGATATTATCGTTACTTTGGGTGATTGGAATTTAAATACTTCAAGTGCGAATGAAATCAATAAATTAATCAATTTTCAAGCCGCAACAATAATGCACGAGCTAGGACATAACCTGGGTTTGGATCATGGCGGGGACGAGGGAGTTAATAATAAGCCTAATTATTATAGCGTCATGAATTATCTTTACCAATTAATGGGCTTGGGTAGTAATGCTCAATCGGCTTCTGCAATTGATCGTTATTTCTTTGCCAAGCAGGCTAATGGTTTGGGCTGGAATTCCTTGTGTAAATTGGATGCAGGCCCGTGCAGCAGGGATTTTAGAATAGATTATTCGGATGGATCGGGTAGCAGGCTGGATGAAAATAATCTTAACGAATCAGCCATGATAGGCAGAGGCTCGTTTGGGGCTTATGCGGATTGGAATCTGGATCAGCAATTTAATCGCTCAAATTATGCTTTAGATTTGAATGATGATGGCAATAAAGCGTATTTGTACGACTACAATGACTGGGGTAATCTTACTTTGGCTTTTGCGCGTGTCGCCAGTGGTAATAGCGGGGCGTCGATGAAACGGAGTGCAAGCGTGGCTGCAATTAATCCTATCTTGAATGATAAACAGCGCTGGTCGGTCGAAACAGCACCTTCTGCAAGCTTTATGGCAGCGGTGCGTCGTGCGCACTAAGTGGCTGCTTCTGGTGCTTGCTCTGAGCAGCTTTGCTCAGGCTGCTGAGCTGCGGATTAGTGGCGCCAGCATGATGAAGCCGCTTGAGGGCGAGGTGCAATCGGCAAGGCTGAAAGCGGGCGCAGCGCACTTTGTGCTGGCTGAGGGCGAGGCGGTGGTATCGCCTTGGCCGCTGGCTTGGCGTGCCTTAGCTAAAGGTACGTTGCTGGCCGCAGAGCGTGCGCCACACCCCGCCGGGCCGGTGAGCCGCTTGCGATTACTTGCGGGTGATCAGCCTTTCTTGGAGTTAATTGTGGGAGGCTACGCAGGGACGACGGTGCAGGATGGCTGGCGGCTGGGTTTTAAAGACGGCAAGGCGCTGCTCGTACAGGGAGATGAAAGCCAGCCATTTTTGCGCAAAATGCGAATGAAAGATCAGGCAGGGGCGCGTTGGTGTTTACGCCTACTTGCAACGCATGATGTGCCTAAAGTGGCTTCTGGCATGGCACAAGAAGCGCAAATCAAGGCAGATTGGCTACGCTACTTACCGCGCAAGGGGCGGTGTGAGTGATGCGTGTTGATTGGAAATCAATGATGTAGGGTGGGCACGATTTTGTGCCCACGCATCGTTGCTCATTTTGGGGCATTGTCAGCATGGGCAAGGTAAAACGTTTTGCCCACCCTACATGTTTCAATATTTGGATTTGGTCGGTCACTTTAAATAAAGTAATTCAACACGCCATCTAACCCCACCTGATTAATACAATATGGTGCTTCGCGTTGCACGAGTGGTTTGGCGTGGCAGGCAACGCCAAAGCCTGCTTCTTTGAGCATCGGTAAATCGTTAGCCCCATCTCCCATCGCCACAACTTGATCGGCACGCAAGCCTAGCTCGGTCCGGTATTTGATGAGTTCAGATTTTTTGCGTTCAGCATCAACAATATCGCCAATCACTTTGCCGGTAAGCTTGCCGTTTTCAATTTCTAATACATTGGCGATGGTGCGAGTGAGGCCTAGTTTTGCTTGTAGTTTCTCGGTAAAGAAAGTAAATCCACCCGAAATAAGCAGTGTTTTTGCCCCCGCATCATGAAAACCTTTAAGCATGGCTTCGGCACCTGCCATGAGCTTAAGGCGCTCGGTGTAAACGCGCTCTAGCGCGCTTTCATCTAAGCCTGCTAATAGCGCTACGCGGCGTGTGAGGCTTTCTTGAAAGTCGATTTCGCCGCGCATGGCGCTGGCGGTAATGGCCGATACTTCTGCTTTAATGCCCTGCATATCAGCGATTTCATCGATGCATTCGATAGTAATCAATGTGGAATCCATATCCATCACCACGAGGCCAATATCTTGCACCTTGGTGTCTTCAGGAATAAAAGCGAAATCAAGCTGATTGGATTCGCAAAAATCGGCGACGGCTTCTTCGTTGCTTATCTCAGCGCCTTGTAAACGAAACGCCTGCTGATGAATTGCTTCAATACTGTGTGCGCCTGAAAGGCGGGCAAGTTGCTTTAAGTTTTGCGTGGCAATTTCTGGCGCTTGGATAACAAGACGGAACATATGAATTCTCTGCAGGGCTTTATCTAAGGGCTTGATTGTAACTGTTGATCAGCACTAAACATACCGCTTGCCGCGATAATGAGAGCGTGTTTGCTGCTTTATTCTTGTGTGGTGTTTTTAAATTGGCTGGATTCACGCACCTGGCTGATATCTTGCCAAATGGTTTGGCTCAATTTGGATTTTTTGCTTTGAAATGAATGAGAAAAAGCCAGAAATAGATCGCTGATTAAAAAAGGCTGGGGGAGCTTTTCTATTTGCTGCGCGTATTCGGGGTGAGTTTTAAGCGAGCGATCACCTTGGCGCTCTTCTGCAATAGCAATTTGGATGAGGCCCATACTGAGCTTTCTGAATAGATCATCTACCGATTGCGAGCTGTCTTCGCTGGGAATTTGC encodes the following:
- a CDS encoding lamin tail domain-containing protein, coding for MNNDRLQQYGVGLAGLSLSLILTACGGGGGDAEPASVTPTAPPSVIVPTLTPTLVPDTGVTSLPPTPTPVPASGPVLPGALLISEVSSNYLDQTGAWLEIYNSSAQDLSLNGVSLRTAGSGWRGASESFLLPANTQVKAGGYLLVAAKMAQKRQNTDQIVYVSDFQSTPYWDENGAVELVKDGVTLDFVRFGNSTAMPVSAGAWLGSNVAAMPVTYGQSLVRLGDMKVNSRSKQDWALVPFATPGGLNDVAAAAVDRDHDGIPDSAEVPGGTFAGIDYYAMGARVGQPDVFIQIDHMKSNDLGIIPAKEAMQKVVDAFKLRNIAVHFDSGTLYSNEFSPAKFNLGGSRVSRHNEVAYHQCLGMSEKFNCASIYDYKDQSMDIRRKQVFHYLMMANSQKEDGTAGSSGYAEVIGNDIIVTLGDWNLNTSSANEINKLINFQAATIMHELGHNLGLDHGGDEGVNNKPNYYSVMNYLYQLMGLGSNAQSASAIDRYFFAKQANGLGWNSLCKLDAGPCSRDFRIDYSDGSGSRLDENNLNESAMIGRGSFGAYADWNLDQQFNRSNYALDLNDDGNKAYLYDYNDWGNLTLAFARVASGNSGASMKRSASVAAINPILNDKQRWSVETAPSASFMAAVRRAH
- the serB gene encoding phosphoserine phosphatase SerB; its protein translation is MFRLVIQAPEIATQNLKQLARLSGAHSIEAIHQQAFRLQGAEISNEEAVADFCESNQLDFAFIPEDTKVQDIGLVVMDMDSTLITIECIDEIADMQGIKAEVSAITASAMRGEIDFQESLTRRVALLAGLDESALERVYTERLKLMAGAEAMLKGFHDAGAKTLLISGGFTFFTEKLQAKLGLTRTIANVLEIENGKLTGKVIGDIVDAERKKSELIKYRTELGLRADQVVAMGDGANDLPMLKEAGFGVACHAKPLVQREAPYCINQVGLDGVLNYFI
- a CDS encoding exotoxin A binding domain-containing protein, encoding MMRLYKGFAIAAGLIPLLSGCVTEEVRPSATEEVRPSNTVAAAGFQQAASSIIKTDFEIFKQCADSCILSPSEPGKFISTSLPVQITPSPDEGVLYYSMFVQDRFASAANNSATIKIDDFAKIRINDGYDTGSAPGSLTIELATPDGQVKKFTHKRRTEWFTLNWAVPIGKDAPTSIKLFIMDIDSNKKIVDHSPLYSVDLDDAALARWPAKAKLAFSSANAMNDIILSWPGVGYTAAPTQHSRQKRWSEWHSGILLCWLDPLDAIYNYVTQNRCQLKNTWEGSLYKVVAGNPQINEFKPVAKAPIQHRVHFSKENALGALSAHRVCGIPLESLARSRQPRGWEELSACGFRVENIVGLYIATRLSFDRFRQVVEDLIHSRPVSGAQDPVALEQLGSVVRETPELAREGLAEAEARLNAYRANHPGSSADDAQRADVLSLTCPADSAPCNAPDAAGAHVNREYHPGTDYFAPGEPVEFLPNGTTRNWSQDRLLATHQRLLDLGYVFAGYHGGSIAAARSIVTGGITRRSQDLQPIWRGLYIASDPEVAYGYALDNNTGATGTMMRVYVPGTALSRLFRTNQALSDEAAALREIGRLLGRNITLADTLGYESITGPQDPGDPDETILGWDLAEHAVVIPSMIRGNNGSQLNVPDYEKKISPLPNYVTKR